A stretch of the Lolium perenne isolate Kyuss_39 chromosome 3, Kyuss_2.0, whole genome shotgun sequence genome encodes the following:
- the LOC127338601 gene encoding uncharacterized protein yields the protein MGMGTAPTDPPRSINLSACVPTSPSWPPAGRQRGTAAVVVRRLQLAARDAIPGVGWCGHRAWRKLLRRLAQETRCVCSPSSSGAASRSRPITFGYDAASYAKNFDDGRRPAPYGAVVVASAGDKSAGS from the coding sequence ATGGGCATGGGCACCGCTCCCACTGACCCGCCCCGCTCCATCAACCTGTCGGCCTGCGTGCCCACCTCCCCCTCGTGGCCGCCGGCCGGCCGGCAGCGCGgcaccgccgccgtcgtcgtccggCGGCTGCAGCTCGCGGCGCGCGACGCCATCCCGGGCGTCGGCTGGTGCGGCCACCGCGCCTGGCGGAAGCTGCTCAGGCGGCTGGCGCAGGAGACCAGGTGCGTCTGCAGCCCCTCCTCGTCGGGGGCCGCCTCCAGGTCCCGGCCCATCACGTTCGGCTACGACGCCGCCAGCTACGCCAAGAACTTCGACGACGGACGCCGCCCCGCGCCCTacggcgccgtcgtcgtcgccagcGCCGGCGATAAGTCGGCCGGCAGCTGA
- the LOC127343881 gene encoding tobamovirus multiplication protein 1: MGGRYGLLRDDDAPGGCLPLPIIAAETALAAIDAAIAAAAFVQLARIHRHNQQHGWTRQKIFHLMIGLCNTVFLAYFISTIIATCQRWVCWVHGCGFVLMASPQILLLASFLLLLSFWVDLCHQTNDEDEDDVRSHHEALLDKTKTKPGTRPTDIRRKCFSGIQLGSRQKFVILVLVLSFAVMLTFAILIWLGRGENPIDSSVLKKVYLDVFSVVVLVLGGALACYGALLFSKMSKVRSETVSTEKWKVASLAAVSLICFSSSAILALVTNVPVLLYWYSTDADIINNAVILFLYYLIGSSVPSGFVLWVMRDMPQRPIVERPTQSRVVTLFRDRPPNTQDPQWRTAVTSSNKALKSSPI, translated from the exons ATGGGGGGCCGCTACGGTCTCCTCCGCGACGACGACGCCCCCGGGGGCTGCCTGCCGCTGCCGATAATCGCAGCCGAGACCGCGCTCGCTGCCATCGACGCTGCCATTGCTGCCGCCGCCTTCGTGCAG TTGGCAAGAATTCACAGGCACAACCAGCAACATGGATGGACACGGCAAAAG ATATTTCATTTAATGATTGGCCTATGCAACACAG TATTCCTTGCGTATTTCATATCTACCATCATCGCTACTTGTCAGAGATGGGTTTGTTGGGTACATGGATGTGGATTTGTTCTTATGG CTAGTCCACAGATATTGCTTCTCGCttcttttctactattgctgtcaTTCTG GGTTGACCTGTGCCATCAGAcaaatgatgaagatgaagatgatgtaAGGAGTCACCATGAAGCTTTACtagacaaaacaaaaacaaaacctgGCACTCGTCCGACTGATATTCGTCGGAAGTGTTTCTCAGGGATACAGCTTGGAAGCCGGCAAAAATTTGTGATATTG GTGCTTGTCCTGTCATTTGCTGTTATGCTCACCTTTGCCATCCTCATATGGCTTGGCAGGGGAGAAAATCCGATTGATTCATCAGTACTGAAAAAG gtttaTTTGGATGTATTTTCAGTAGTTGTTCTAGTACTTGGCGGTGCTTTGGCATGTTATG GTGCATTGTTATTCTCGAAGATGAGCAAAGTACGTTCTGAAACTGTGTCAACCGAGAAATGGAAG GTTGCCAGTTTAGCTGCTGTCTCCCTGATTTGTTTCTCATCTTCTGCTATACTAGCACTTGTAACTAATGTTCCT GTGCTTTTGTATTGGTACTCAACAGATGCGGACATCATCAACAATGCTGTTATACTATTTTTATATTATTTAATAG GCTCTTCGGTGCCATCAGGATTTGTTTTATGGGTCATGAGAGATATGCCACAACGGCCGATAGTAGAAAGGCCTACCCAATCAAGAGTGGTTACTTTGTTCAGGGACAGACCGCCCAATACACAGGATCCACAGTGGAGAACTGCTGTTACATCCTCTAACAAG GCCCTCAAGTCAAGCCCAATTTAA